The genomic segment AAACAACTACACATAGCTGAGTGGGTGGACATCTTCACAGATGGCCATGtctatcagctgatgctccgAAAGGAACTGAAGCTCCTGAAGCGTATTGTCGGTTCTCCCAGCTTCATGCAAGGTTCCACCGCCCCTCTGTCTGCCTGGTTGAAGATACGAATAATTGTCATAGGAGAGAAATACAACGATGTAGTACGGGCCAATGTATATGGTTGAATAAAAATTTATCTCGGTTCCCCTTTTCTGTCACTGCTCGGATATAACACTTTAGGTCCATTAATTGACACACATATCACGGATTGCGTAGAattatctgatgaaataatttaCTAGAACTCCTGAGCTTAATACCTCCCTGGAAATTAACACAAAATGCCAGGGTCTCCAGCTTCCCGGGCTGTGAACGACACGCCGGGGCCCGAGCTTCCCTGGCTTTACGAAATGCCGGGGCTTCCTGCTGCCCGGGCTTCACAAAATGCCGATTTCCCGACTTATGTTATAGTATCGCAACCACACACAACCTTGACTTTCGACACTAAAATCCCACCGGGGGCCGTTTCATTTCACGAGGCAATGATGACACTGTGGCATTGATAGTTGTTCAGGTCCCTTTGATTACCCGGAACAATTTACCAGGTGGTTCCTGATCATACACGTATGCTTAAACCAATGGCTGCGATTAAATTTTTTACTGCATAAATGTGCAGTCGTTTTGTATGGTCGGGAACTCTTCGGCTTCCTCCGTATCCAGTACCACTTGCCTATAAATAAGCAGATGAAGGTGAAGTGAAAACAACACTTCAATATGCCGAGTTCAAGTGAATCCACTGTCTGCAGAAGCCCATATGGCCATTTGCCTCCCTCAACGCGTGCTCGTCTAGAGTCGTTGAAGAGGACCATCGAGGAATTTATTCATCTGAAGGTCCTGTCCACTTGGCGTAAGATTAATGATCTTATGCGCTCCCACCAGGAGGGCCTGGCTTTCACCAGGCCACAGAGAGCACTGGTGAGGCGATACAAGCGGGAATTTCACGTGACGCACGTGGCAGAGCTGGCCACTAATCAAGTTCTGCTGCAGGCAATGCTGCAGAAGGAGTGGAATCAGCTGAACAAGCTCGCTGCTACCGAGTCCTTGGCCAATCTCCCACTCCCTGAACTGCATAACTGGATGTCAGAGTGGCAAGATCGTGTAGGCTCTAGGATGGCAGCTGTAATATGGCACCGATTTCATTAATAATACTTTATTTTGCGTATTTTGCTTCTTTGCTTTTCTCGAGtttattggtttgagataaAATACCGGGGTCAAAAACCTCCCAGGTTTAAAATAACACGCCGGGTCCTTCAACCTCCCGGATTTAATAaaacatgccggggccttaaacctcccgggcacAACATAACATGCCGGGTCCCTAAACCTTCCGGACTTAATAAAACATGCCGGAGCCTTAAACCTCATGGGCTTAACATTACATGCCGGGTCCctaaacctcccggacttaataaaacatgccggggccttaaaccctCCTGGACTTAATAAAACATgtcggggccttaaacctcccgggcttaacatAACACGTCGGGTCCTTTTTGAATAGTGCGCACGATGCCATGACGACATGTGCCCCTCTTTTTCGATCCAACGGTCGGTAACGTTCCGTCTTCCGAGGATCCGATCAGTCTGACACCTTCATGATTACATGTCCTTTCCTGTGCCCTGCACAACTTACAAGGTACATCCCGCTCGTTCATATTGATCCAGATCAACGGTGGAGATCCACGATCCGGGTGCATTTTTCCGAACCAATGTGGACCTTCGGATCACGGCTAGATCTACGGCCTAGATCGTTTTCCTACTCCTATATATATCTCCTTCCTCAACCCATCACCACTTTCGCCCATTTTCACTAAGCCTCCGCGTCTGCAACTCTGCCATACTTCCGATCAGTCCCCGGCGTTCACACCACCATTTTTCTTCCAAACTTGTGTAAGTTCttcttttcaaaattatgtCTTCCTCCCGCACTTCCTCTacctcgggtaggatctacCAGGGCTCCTCGGAATTCGAGTTAGATGCCCTGCGCGATAGTCCGCCGATTTCTGCCTCCCCCATTTCCGCTTTTCGCCCTCAAAATCCAACTTCTTCTCCTCCTCCCCTCAAAAAACTCAAAATTTCTCATGCGACTGGGCCTTCAAGCACCcacaagaaaaagaagaaggcaACTTCTTCAAAACCCCCAGCCCGGGCTGTTCCTTCTCCCGCCCGGGCTGCTGATCCTAGCCCCTTGCCATGGTTTTCTACCATGGCAAGCTCCCTTCGAGCCAAATCAGCCGAGGAGATCCATCTCCTTGGCTCCATCCCCACCGCTTTCGATATTGTCATCCCGGGCCCTAGTAACTGGGCGGACCAGCCGCCAGAAGGGTACCTGACCTTTTTCCGGGACCAGGTGGCCAATGGCCTCAGGTTTCCCCTCCACCCCTTCTTCATTGGGATATCTTCCCTTCTGGGTATTCCTCTCAATCAGTTTCATCCTAATGCTATTAGGATGTGACTTGCTTTTTCACGCTAATGTCCATGCATCCCGAGATCCCCCTCGAGCCTTCCCtctttaattttttctttatttgctATATTGGCGATTACGCCTTTTCCTTCAAAACCCGGTTTCACCAGAAACTTTTCGGAGATATTCCCTCCTCTGTCAAGGACTGGAAACGCCGGTTCTTTTACATCCGCCCTGCCACTCTCCTTGAATGCCCGGTTGGGTTTATTTCTGCCCTTCCTGCTCAGCCGGGTCTTCCCGAAAATTACCGCACACTTAGCTCTTACACCCAAAGTGAGGAGGTGGTAGGTGGTAAAGTATATAACTCCTCTGCCCCCCTCGGTGAAAAGCTACTGGTGGCCTATGGGCTGAGCCCCGGGGTGGAGGACCCTACCGATCGCTTCATTGAGGAGTTTGATGCCTCCCGCCCCGGTAGGTTTCCTCTGCTAGCCACTGTTGCACCTCCTTTATTTACTTTCTGCTTTATCTGTTTCTAATGGGTTGTTTTATTTCCTGCAGATGCCGAGATGAAAGAAGCCTTTGCCCAAAAGTTGGCTGAGGAACGGGCAACTAAGAAGGTTGCCCGGAAGGCCGCGGCTGCTGAAAGAAAGGCCCGGGAGCACCAGGGGTCTTCATCCCGGGTGGCCACTGAAGGCCAGGTTGAGGAGGAGCTGGCATCCCAAGTGCCTGCTGATAAAAAGACCCTGGCTACTGCTGAGGCCAGGCAGGCCCCTACCCCTCCGAGCGTTCGGACTACTGAGGCCACCGGGCCCAAGGAGCACGGGGTTATTCTAATTGAAGAGGAGGACGAGTCCTCGGACCGGTCCCTCAAGATCCCCAGAAAAAGGAAAGCTATAAAAGAGCTGGTCCGTCTTGAGCCCCGGGTGGTTACCCAGGTGGCTCAGGGGTCCGGGCTTATCCCACCAACGTCTCCTGCTGGATCCCCTCAGGTCCCTGCTACAACTACTTCCACCCCCCTGCAGTGCCTGAGACCATATTCTCGGCCGGAAGCTCGACGATGGGCTTCCAAATGTTGAAGCGGATGGCAACTCCTGCCGAGGAGACCATCCTTCAGGCTTCGAAAGCAGGAGATCTCCTGATGGAGAGTTTCAATCTCCTACTGGCTGTAAGTACTTTCCTTCCTCCACTTCTGTTTCTTTGTTCCATCGGTATACTTTCTTccttatatattttttgtttatttgcAGGGCGGGCAGATGGCTAGAGCTGCCTTCGAGAAGATGGGTGCCTTGCAAAAGAGCACAGAGGCCTGGGCCGCCTCCGCCAAAGCTCTCCATGACGATGCCCTGTCACACCTGGCTCATATTAAAGATCTCCATGCGGAGGCCATCCTTGGCCAGGGAACCACAATAAATTGCTTGCAGGCCCAACTCGAGGAGGCCCGGGCAGAGATCATTTCGTTGAAGGCTCAACTGGAGAAGACAGAAACCCGGGCCGAGAAGCTAGATTTAGATGCCCGGGCTGCCCTGGATGATTTTCGGCTGGCCACCGAGAGAGCAGGCGAGCTGGAGGCTATTCACGTGGCCCGGGAGGCGGATCTTGCAGCTCAGGTCACCCTGGAGGAGGGGTGGCGGGCTTCTTTCCTTGCTTCTGCAGAATTCCAGCAGATACTGACAAATAAAGCCTTTCCTTATTTCAAGGCGGGTTTTAACAAATGCAAAGGGAAGGTGAAAAAAGCCGGCCTTCTACCTCCGGAGAAGAAAAGCCTGCTGGACTTGGCCCGGGCCGTCAGCTCCTTGCCGGATAATGGTGCTGAGATCCCAGAGGAAGAAGAGTCCGAGGTAGACGAGGACTCAGAGCCGGAGCCTGCCGCTTAGATCTCTTGCATTTCCTCActcccattttttttttttttttttgccgtAGTTGTAATAATTTTTCTTGATGTAAAGAAACTTTTTCTATCCATTCCTGTGCCTTCGTGTTAACTTGTGAATGAGGGAAATTTGCTAAGTGTTGGAAGATAATCGGGCTTTAATAACCCCAAACAATATCACTTAGTAATGTTAAGTACCGAGGGTCAATCAACCCGGGTTTATAGGCAACCGAGACTTCGGACCCTTCAACTTAATAATAAATGGAAGGGAGAccggggcatggtaccacccggtcccTAACAATAATtcgaagggaagccggggcatggtaccaccTGGGCTCTTAACAATAatttgaagggaagccggggcatgatACCACCCGGGCACTTAACAATAATTTGAAGGGAAGTCGGGGCATGatatcacccgggcccttaacaATAatttgaagggaagccggggcatgataccacccgggcccttaataataatttgaagggaagccggggcatgacaccacccgggcccttaatatgTGCCGGGGTTCGAACCTACCGGGCTTTAAGAATAATCTTCCCAGGAACTTGATCTTTATTGCCAAATAATAGTAAAAAGATTTACAAGAGCTTCTAAGGAAAATATTTCTTGAGGTGAAAAGCGTTCCAGGGTCTTTTGAGAGGACGGCCTTGCCCATCTTCAAGATAATAGGTGCCCGAGCTGACTCTGCGCACCACTTTGTAAGGTCCTTCCCATCGGGCATCAAGCTTGCCAACATCTCCGGCTGGGTTTACTTTCTTGAGGACCATATCTCCATTCTGGAACTCTCGGTGTTGAACCCTCCGGTTATAAGCTTTCATCACCCGGCGCCGATAAGCCTCCATTCTGTTGGCCGCTCTCTCTCTCCTTTCTTCGATGTGATCAAGTTCACTGGCACGGGAATTATCATTGTCTTTCGGATAGGTGCTCACTCGGGCTGAAGTTTGCCCGATTTCGGCGGGGAGAACTGCTTCCGAGCCATAAACCAGGCTGAATGGTGTTTCCCCGGTAGCTGTTCGAGGTGtagttcgatatgcccaaagaaCACTGGGCAGCTCCTCTACCCAGTCCTTTCCCACCCCAAATAACCGGGCTCTGAGAGCCTGGAAAATAGTGCGGTTGGTCACCTCAGTCTGCCCATTGGCTTGCGGGTAGGCAACTGAAGTAAAAGCCTGAGTAATCTTCATCTCTCTGCACCAAGCTCTGACCTTACCTCCCTGAAATTGTCTGCCATTGTCAGATATAAGCTTTCTGGGAATCCCAAACCTGCAGACAATATTTTTCCATAGAAATTTAAGAACTTCTTCCTCTGTAATCTTGTCCAGGGGCTCGACTTCTACCCACTTAGAGAAGTAGTCAATCCCTACTAGCAGGAATTTTTTTTGAGCTCGGGCCATAGGGAAAGATCCCACAATATCCAGGCCCCACTGGTCAAAAGGGCAAGATGCCCAGATAGGCTACATCAGGGCAACCGGGTGGTGGTTAATGTTGCTATGCCTTTGGCATCCCTCGTAAGAACGGACTACCCGGGCAGCGTCTTGATGCATGGTAGGCCACCAGAAACCGGCCAGCAAAGCCTTCCTAGCCAGGGAAGTTGCTCCAATATGATCTCCGCAACAACCCTCATGGATCTCCCTTAGAACATAAATGGATTCATCACCGGCGATGCACTTGAGAAGGGGGCCCTGGAAAGATCGCCGGTAAAGACGGTCATCGATCACAACAAACCGCGCTGCCCTCCTCCTGATCTGACTGGCCGCCTTGATATCCTCGGGCAGATAGGATTGGGAGATGTAGTCGAGAATGGGGGTGGTCCAGTTATCTTCCCGGGCGCGAGGAGGCCCGGTATCCACCGAAGATACCAGGTTAGTGTGATAAGATATGCCCGGATCCTGGTAATCGGAAAGCGAAGCTGCCATCTTCGCCAGGGCATCTGCTTCAGTATTTTTCTCTCGGGGAATTTGCTCTATGCTCCAACTTACGAAATGTGTGGATAACTCTTTGATGATAGCTAGATATTTCACAAACTTCTCCTCCCGAACCTCGTACACTCCTTTTACCTGTTGGGCTACCAGCTGTGAATCCGTATAAATAATGACCTGGTTAGCTCCAGCATTACGGGTTGCTTTTATCCCGATGATAACTGCCTCATACTCGGCTTCATTGTTGGAAGCCCGGAAGTCCAACCTAACTGCCAGCCGTATTTTTTCCTCGGTGGGTGATATCAGCCATACTCCCACACCACTGCCATCTTTGCAGGAAGCCCCGTCTGCAAATATCCTCCAAATCCCCCCGGTATCGGGGACAACCATCTCGGTGACAAAATCTGACAAGGCCTGGGCCTTAATGGCCCGCCGGGGCTGGTACTCAATGTCATACTCTCCCAACTCCACAGTCCACTTTACCAACCTTCCCGAGATCTCTGGCTGAGTCATGATCCTCCCGAGAGGGGTGTTGGTCAGCACAGTGATGGGATGGGACAAGAAGTATGGGCGAAGTTTTCGTGCTGTAATCACCAGGGCAAGGGCCACCTTCTCTACCTCTGTATATCTGATCTCGGGCCCTTTGAACGCATGACTCACATAATAGACCGGCCTTTGATCAGTACCTTCTTCTCGAATCAGTACAGAGCTGACAGCGTACTCGGTGGCAGAAAGGTATACCCAAAGCTTCTCCCCGGGTCCGGGCTTCTCAAGGACAGGGAGCCCGTCTAGATGATTCTTCAATTCCTCGAAAGCCCTTTCACATTTTTCATCCCAGCCAAATTTTTGGGCCCTCCTCAGAGCCTGAAAGAAAGGGTAGCTTCGGTGTGCAGATCGGGAAATGAAACGTGACAAGGCTGCGATTTTTCCCGTGAGTCTCTGCACATCCTTGATTGACTTTGGGGATGTCATTTCAGTGATAGACCTGACTTTCTTCAGGTTGACTTCAATTCCTCTCTCGGTGACCATGAACCCGAGGAACTTTCCACTCTTAACCCCAAATGTGCATTTGGCTGGGTTTAGCTTCACCCCATACTCCCTAAGAGTAGAGAAGGTCTCTTCGAGGTCTGGGATGAACTCAGGGTGCGCCCGGGATTTCACCAAGATATAATCTACGTAGACTTCGATATTCCGCCCAGCCTGCTTGGCGAATATCCGGTCCATCAACCTCTGGTATGTGGCCCCGGCATTCTTTAAACCAAAGGGCATGACCACATAGCAGAAggtcccccccccccccccgagGTAATGAAGCTAACTTTCTCCTGGTCCTCCCGGGCCAGGGGGATTTGATGATACCCCTGGTATGCATCCATGAAACATAACAGCTCATACCCTGATGTCGAGTCCACCAGCTGATCAATCCGGGGCAGGGGGTAGCAGTCCTTTGGGCAAGCTTTATTCAGATCCCTGAAGTCAACACACATCCGCCACTTGCCGGCTGACTTGGGAACCAAGACTACGTTGGATAACCAGGTGGGAAACTGTACCTCTCTGATCTGTCCGGCTTTCAATAGTTCTTCCACGTGGTCAGCAATCACCTTGTCCTTTTCGGGACCAAAGTGTCTCTTTCTCTGCTTTACTACCCGGGAGCCCGGGATGATGTTTAACCGGTGTTCCGCCACGTGAGGGGAGACCCCTACCAACTCTGATGAAGACCATGCGAAGATGTCCGCATTCTTCTCTAGGCATTGTAGCAGTTGGGCCCGGGTGGCTGGCTCAAGATCCCGGGCTATTTTCGTTGTCTTCATGGGCTGTCCGGGTAAGACGCCTACTTCCTCCTGCTCATCACCTTCCACCATGTGCACCTGTTGGATAGAATGCACCTCCTCCTTCCCTGGCCTCTTGCTTTCTCCATCTCGTCGGGCTCTTTTATTTTCGATCTTGACAGTTTCTGCATAGCACTTGCGGGAGGATGGCTGGTCCCCCCTTACTTCTCCAATTCTGTTCCCCACCGGGAACTTTAGCTTCTGGTGGTAAGCCGAGGCCACGGCCCAAAGGGCGTTCATAGCCGGCCTGCCCAAAATGATATTATAAGAGGTAGGGGCATTTACCACAGTGAAAACCGTCATCACCGTCGCAAAGATGGACAGTGTGGCCAGCAAATCCGAATAAGGCTGTTTCCACTGGCTGCAACTGATAGTCCTCCAAATTCATCTGGTCCAGGGCCTCCTGAAAAATAATGTTCACCGAGCTTCCAGAATCGACGAAAACCCGGCGAATATCGTAATTCGCCACTTTTGCCTGGATGACCAAAGCATCATTGTGtgggaggctgactccctgAAGATCACGGGGGCCAAAGCTGATAACCAGCCCTTCACTCCTTACTGCATCATCCACTCCAAAACTCTTATGCCGGGAATGTGCTTTCCTAGCCCGGTTGGAGTCTCCATCTGTTGATCCCCCCGAGATCATTTTCATCACCCCAACGGTTAGTGATCCTCCCCGATCTTTATTCTCCCGGTTCTGAGACGTTTGACCAGTGTTATCCTTCTTCTCTTTCCTGACCGGGCCTTTATACCCCGGCCTATGCCCCGCCTCTCTATTTACCCACAGTGGTCCCCGGGACTTCTTCGCTGACTGTGCCTGTTCACCAAGGCCCGACTGGGAAGGGGCCCGCTTCAATCTCCGGCACTCACTCGTGCTGTGAGCGCACTCTCCATGATAGGAGCACATCTTGGGAGTGTGTGGCAGGCTTGGAGGTGACCGGTATAGTTTGGCTCCTCGATCACCGTCGCAAAGATGGACTCCTTCCCCCCGGTGCGGCTTCATGGGGGCTGTATCGAGAGAAACGCCCGAGATTATTTCCCCGGGCGTTGTCATCAACTTTCCCAACTTGGTCACTTCTTTCTCTGCGGGTGGATTCCCTTTTCTGTCGCTGTGCTTCCTCCATGTTTATGTACTTTTCTGCTCGGGACAGCAGATCTTCAAAATTCCCGGGCTGCTTCTTCACCAGGGACCTGAAAAAATCTCCTTCCCTGAGTCCCTGCGTGAACGCTGTAGTTTTGGTCTCAGGGGCACAAGCCGGCACTTCCAGGGAGGATTTGTTGAACCGGCGAATGTACGCCCGGAGAGATTTATCGCCTGATTGTTTTACTTCGAACAGGCTGAAGGCAGTCTTCTTGTATCTCTTGCTGCTGCTAAAGTGGTGCAAGAAGGTGTCCCtgaaatctttaaaagattggaTGCTCCGGGGCTCCAACTTTTCGAACCACCTCTGGGCAGAGTCCACCAGGGTGGTAAGGAATACCTTGCACTTGATTTTGTCAGGGTAACAATGTAGCATTGCCATATTTTCAAACCGGGTGAGATGCTCGTCGGGGTCTGAGTTTCCATCATACTCCCGGATCTTGGTGgctttgaaatgagcatggagAGGCTCACTTACAATCTCCGGGGAGAAGGGGCATCCCTGGGAATCAACCGGGGCTGCAATATGAGATGACCCAGCCTTGGCCTCCAACTCTTTCACTTTCTTCTTCAAATCCTCCAACTCCTGGGCCATAGTGAGGGTAAGAGCTTTGGAGAACGCCTGGGAACTTTCTTCCTTGTCTTTCTCTTCTTCGGGAGGAGATTCTCCCATCGCCTCATTCTCCTTTGGTTGGCTGGTCTCAGGTGGAGCCTTTTCAGCGAGGGCTTGTTGGACGGCAGCAGAAATCAACTGTGCCAACCCTTCTGGGATGTGACTGGACGATGGATTCTCTTTACCTCCTTCAGGATTGGGAGGACTAGAGTGGTTCCCTGTAGTTTTGCGGGTGGTAACCATATCTACGCATTAGATCTGGaaatttcccacagacggcgccaatgatgtcgACCTGGCAAATTGGGTAGTAGCCGGGTGGGCAACTTGCCGAGTCGGGTATTCGGGTATAAGCACGGGTGAGTGCCTTTTACTGCCAATTACTAGTAGTCCGGGACGATTGAGTTCCCTATCCCCTGAGAGATAACGCCCGGGATAATCTGGGCAATAATCCTGAAATCACAGAACGTTAGGGGATGCCGGAAGTTATTCCGGCGtatccactccgacgctcaagtcagaaatGCACGCAAAGAAAAGACTTGGAAAGAAAGATAAGAAATGTGCTTTGAGTGCTAgtgagaagaaaaagaagagagaTCCCTCCCTGGAATACCTACGGGGGGTATTTATAGAGGTATCAGGTAGATGACTTGCCCGCAAAGTTCGGGTGGTGGTCACGATTCGGGATGGTGGGCCACGTTGTAAAATAGTGGGCCACGTATTAAGTGTTGACCTGGTCATAGAACGTGGGAGGATGGGTTCCGAGATTTTCGGAAGACGTGACGATAAGGGAGAGACTGAGCTTCTTTCCCGGGCGCTTTCCACCCGGGTGCCCCTGAGGTGTTTCTGGGACCGGGAAGCTTTTACCCCGAGTACTGACGGGTTATTTCCCGGGTGATGGCTTGCCGAGTAGTTCATTGGGAATTCTTCTGACACTTGAGTGCGTAACTCGCCTGGTATCTGAAGATCCGGGATCCTTCCTTCATACCGACTCTCTGCATGTAGTCGTAATTTGGGATCTCCTCCCTGCTCTCAACTCGCCCGAGTTCAAGAACCCTCCGGGTCAGGAGCTTTACCCGGGCCCGGGTTCCCTTGGGGGCATCAGGTTACGTTTAGAATTTGGAATGTATTCAAATTGCCTGATGGGTTACGTTTAGAATTCGACTATATTCACATATCGTGCCTCCCAGACGCGCCCCTAGCACTGATCGCTAGAATGATACTACTGGAGGCGATAGAGGCCACCCACCTCCACAACCATCGCTAGGAGACACAGCTACTCGTGTACTTGAGTGTATTGCTGGACTTATCGAGCAGGCACAGCAGGCTCCCCAACCCCAAATAGACATATATGAGCCGTCTAGGTGGCTCAACCTTAAGGAATTCGGTGGTACCACAGATCCGTATATGGCTGAGGGTTGGATCTGATCCTTAGAGCTTCACTTTCAGACCTCGATATGGGGGACAGAGATCAGGCTAGGTAAGCCACATACATGTTGAGAGATGACGCATCGCTCAGGTGGGAGGGAGCCGCTCATAGAGTGGATTTGGCTACTCTCACCTGAAGTCTGGTAAATGAGTTTCTCTACAAATATTTCCCAGCAGACGTAAGGTTCGCATGATGAGAGAGTTCACGAGTCTCCGCAAAGAGGACTCGTTTGTGGCCGATTTTATCAGAAAGATTGACATGGGCTATCATTTTGTGCCCTTTATTGCGAGAGATTCTGCCCAGAAGATGAAACATTTCATTAAACATCCActactaatttatttatttattttttataaacaaAACTTCAAAAATAACCATTCAAACTAAATTATCATTTTCATTGATcaaaataacttaacattttAAACTTCAAGTGCGTAAAAATCCGTAACTCATCAACTAACAAAATTCAACTTCTACCTTTaacataaacaaaataaatcataaaatctgtAATAAAATACCTAACAAAAATCTTTAAATCCTTTAACTATCAAGCTAGTGCGGAAGTAACTGTCCCTTTGGATTGTACTGTTCGATTTGATCCACTCAAACGTCAGCGCCTACAtaaatatcacctgcatcattcaaacctagtgagtatAATGATTCAGCATGTTCTAAATATGAATAATAAGTAATACGTATACAAGcacatgcaataaaatcatacttttatttaaaatattttttgaacataaataaaacatttaaaataatttttggcatatataaatcatataacataaaatcgtaaattAGTAAACATTTAAATccttatcattttgggtgaagtttgatctttgaaagtgaatagcttttatcctttggtcgacTAATCAGTCTTCAGCTCTACATGTCTCATGGGGATCGGTACTAGGCTCCGCTGTAGAAATACGATTGTCGGGCTCCCTATAGGGCCTTTTAtcgtaaatgggctccctccaGAGACTTTTCCCTCACGACTTCCCCACaaataaaattgtaagttcaccgtTACTTCTTAAAACGGATCCCCCACATATCCTCTTTGTTACAGTCAACTCACATcctccaaaatatttttctctttttctttggGAAACGTAAAATATCATTTGTTTTCCACATTTGAAAAAtctcatttttttatattaaaaatcattCCATTTCATTACTtgtcaaaaatatcattttgcaGTAAAAATTGTACAACTTTacctaaataaaaaaatatctgattttcataaaaatcatcataaaatatcatttaacattcGTTATGATCTTTCGGGACGCTTCCAAGCTTATACGTATTcgtaggtgtaaaatgaccgttttgtcCATAGAGgtaaaatttctcgattttaactttttcttacttttaatgacatgggcttatcccaaataattatttaagcgtaaatataattttcaaaaattttattcaacTTAATTCGAGGCTTTAATTTTATTCCCTAATTAATAACTCGTGAGTCTTTTAATTCCCGAataaattcaaactttaatattttcttcccaaactttaaacatagacttttaATTACCTAAActacccttgtgagccatgaaccacccccgtggacccatgg from the Primulina eburnea isolate SZY01 chromosome 3, ASM2296580v1, whole genome shotgun sequence genome contains:
- the LOC140827171 gene encoding uncharacterized protein gives rise to the protein MGFQMLKRMATPAEETILQASKAGDLLMESFNLLLAGGQMARAAFEKMGALQKSTEAWAASAKALHDDALSHLAHIKDLHAEAILGQGTTINCLQAQLEEARAEIISLKAQLEKTETRAEKLDLDARAALDDFRLATERAGELEAIHVAREADLAAQVTLEEGWRASFLASAEFQQILTNKAFPYFKAGFNKCKGKVKKAGLLPPEKKSLLDLARAVSSLPDNGAEIPEEEESEVDEDSEPEPAA